In bacterium, a single window of DNA contains:
- a CDS encoding BON domain-containing protein: MNPFRSSPTLRLLAPTCALLLALAGTGCGDPTPEEQLADATEELASASQAKNAAQTTLDQLERRLEDAQAARDKAAEAFDEVQQRWLSAKNAVGEFATDEVLHRQVNRALLEEPELEGATITAGVQDRIVTLIGGAPNADVIVLATELAGAVPGVAEVVSEVVIESAEAVDAEPAASEAEETEDAEPEDTEPGDAEPGDPGAEASENVIPELPGLDDEEATSETHL, translated from the coding sequence ATGAATCCCTTCCGCTCGAGTCCGACCCTGCGTCTACTGGCGCCCACTTGCGCCCTCTTGCTTGCCCTTGCGGGTACAGGCTGCGGCGATCCCACCCCGGAGGAGCAGCTTGCCGACGCCACAGAAGAGCTGGCTTCGGCCAGCCAGGCCAAGAACGCCGCCCAGACGACCCTCGACCAACTGGAGCGACGCCTGGAAGACGCCCAGGCGGCTCGCGACAAGGCCGCCGAGGCCTTCGACGAAGTGCAACAGCGTTGGCTCTCGGCCAAGAACGCCGTCGGTGAGTTCGCGACCGACGAGGTGCTCCACCGTCAGGTCAACCGTGCGCTGCTGGAGGAGCCAGAACTCGAAGGCGCAACCATCACCGCCGGCGTTCAAGATCGAATCGTCACACTGATCGGCGGCGCGCCGAACGCAGACGTGATCGTGCTGGCGACGGAGCTGGCAGGTGCCGTCCCGGGTGTCGCCGAGGTGGTGAGCGAAGTGGTCATCGAGAGCGCCGAGGCCGTGGACGCAGAGCCCGCCGCCTCCGAAGCCGAGGAGACCGAAGACGCCGAACCCGAAGACACCGAGCCCGGTGACGCCGAGCCGGGAGACCCGGGAGCCGAAGCCTCGGAGAACGTGATCCCCGAGCTGCCGGGCCTCGACGACGAGGAAGCAACCTCGGAGACGCATCTCTAG